In Spirochaeta lutea, the genomic stretch AGGCTCAGGATGAAATCAGGCGTTCCGGGGGGGATCGTCAGGGTTATGAGATCACCGGGCCGCACCGTCTGCGGGGTTTCAAGAACCGTCACAGGATCGCTTCCCAGGCCGAATAAGCCGGCCTGACGGTACAACAGTACCTTCTCTCCCTCGGAAGAATAAAACTCCAGATCCTCCACTGGCTGCCGGCAGGAAGAAAGGCTGAATATCGCCGTACAGGCTGCCGCCATCAGAAAGAGAACCCTACTGTTACCTGATTTGTTCATGCAGGCATCTTATAACCCCAGGATACGCTTGGCAAGAAGCTGGGCTATCTCATACTTCCTATTTAGTGAGGTTTCGTTGCTCCGGGTAAAATTATCCAGGGTACCGGCAAAGGCCTCCGGCAGGGTTTGCAGGGTCAGAATGTGGGTACTCATGATGCGCACCGATGGTTCGAAACACCGGTTAATCGCGTAGACCGTCCGGCAAAGACTCTTCAAAAATCCGGCAGCCGAGATGGTGAAAAACAGGCTATCCCCCCGGAGGGCGGCGGCCCCCAGATCGCTGAGATGATGCTCCATCTTCACCTGGGCTGCAGCACGAACCGCCTCCCAAAAGCTATCGGGCACCTGGGAAAGCTGGCTGCGCATCCGCTCGATCCAATCGGTACGCTGGAAGAGAATCCGGGCATGGGCCAACCGGTAGAGAGAATAGGTTCCCGTGTCCCGCATCTGGGTGGCAGAAATTTTTGACACAGGGGCCCCGGCCTGGCCGCCCGACCCCCCGGTTACCAGGGCTTCAAACCGGTGTAGGCTCTTATACTCGATACGAAAGGGAAGCTCTTCGATAAAAAAACGGTCCTTGGTGGAGTTTCGCCCGGCCTCAAACCCCCCGGCAAAGGTAAACGCACTGCGGCGCACCTCTTCCCGGGGCACCGCACCCTGATAATACACATCCAAACTCACAAAAAAATACGGATCATAGATATCCTTGGAATAATCCATGACGGTAATGGTATCAACGCCTTCCCACTGTGATACGGTTTGTACTACCCTCTTGATTGCGTCGTCTACCTTGTGCATTACCAGCTCCTAGTTCACCTTAAGTTCAGCCTAGTATATCATGGCGCCCGAGGAGGGTGCAATTGATAGTATTGGCTCTAACCATCCCGGATTCCGTCGCCGCCTCTGCGGCCCGTCTTCAGGAACAGCTCTCCGGTTCACCCGGCTGGGAGGCCAGCCTCGTTATGCCCCCCCTCATCCCCCTCTACCGCTTGGACACCTACCCGAGCAGGGGGCAGATGATCCGGGCGGTATGCATAAACGATCCGCGGCTGGTACCGGGCGAGCTTCGCGAGGTTCCCGGCCGGTTGGGCAGCCCTTTTCAAGTCGAGGTTTCTCTTCAGGGTGATTTGAACGCCTCAGCCTTAGCGGAGGGCCTTTGCTCCCGGGACGATACGGGTGGTGCAGCCTCCCGGAACCAGTTGAATCCCCACCCTCTTTTCAATCAGGATACAGGGCCCGCCTTGGTGCTCGGTCTCGGCAGCCGGGAATATCCCCGGCCCATCCACACCCTATACCCCGTAATCGGCCCCCTGCCCCAGGCCCTCACGAGCCTTTCCCTGTCCCTGGTAGACCTATGCCTCACAGACAACCGGGATACCGCAACCCTGGACTGGCGGTTCCTGCTCTCCCTGCGCCTTCCCAAGGGCCGTAAAAATCCGGTACAGTAGGGCCATGCACCATCTCCACGCCACTGTCATTCATAACCGGCCGGCAGCCCGGGGCTATCTCAGCCTTCGATTCTCCTGGCCGGAGACCTCGCCAGTTCCGAAACCCGGACAGTTTCTCACCATCCGGGTATCCGATTCTCCGGTCCCCCTGCTGCGCAGACCCTTCGCATTTTCCGATACCGGAGATGGCTGGGCTGAAATTCTCTATGAGAAGCGGGGGACTGCCACAACCCTGCTGGGCGGCCTCCAGCAGGGCGACAGTCTGGACCTCCTCGGCCCCCTGGGAAACAGCTTCTCCCCACCCCGGGAACACCGTAGGCCCGTCCTGATCGGGGGAGGTATCGGTATGGGACCGGTACTCTATTGGTCTCGAATCCTGGCAGCCCAAGGGTACCGTCCCCTGCTCATCATCGGCGCCAGGGACAAGGGACTCATACCCGATCTGGATCTTCCCCGGGGGATTGATTTCCTGCCCGCCACCGACGACGGGAGCCTGGGATTCCATGGAACGGTGGTAGACTGCCTGGTGAATTACCTAGAGAATCATCCCGAGGCGGAGCATGGGAATCTGGAGTTATACAGCTGCGGTCCAAACCCCATGATGCGGGCCCTGCATTCCTGGAGCCGGGGTCAACTGCCACCGGCTCCCCTATGGGTTTCAATGGAGCAGACCATGGGCTGCGCGGTGGGAGCCTGTATGGGCTGCGTTGTGAAGGTCCACGGAGAAAAACCCTTCGCCCGGGTCTGTATGGAGGGCCCGGTCTTTGACAGCAGCCTTATCGATTGGGAAGGAGTAGGCCATGAGTACCTTTGACCCCCGGGTCCGTATCGGCTCCCTTACCATGACAAACCCCGTAGGTGTAGCCTCTGGCACCTTCGGGTACGGCAGTGAGTATGAACAGCTCATCGACCTCTCGAGCCTGGGAGCCCTCTACACCAAGGCCGTTACCCTGGAGCCCCGTCCGGGAAACAATATTCCCCGGATTGTTGAAACTCCGGCTGGTATGCTCAACAGCATCGGCCTAGCCAATGTGGGCAGCAGGGGGTTTACCCGGGAAAAGTACCCCTACCTGCGTGATCTTCCCTGTTCGGTAATCGTTAACCTTGCGGGCAGTTACATTGAGGATTACTGTCAGACCCTGGAATACCTGGAGGAACACGCCCCCTTGGCGGGTTACGAGGTGAACCTCTCCTGCCCCAATGTGAAATGCGGGGGAATGGCCCTGGGTACAGATCCGGCCCAGGTTGCCGAGGTAACCCGGGAGCTACGTAAGCGAACCAAAAAACCCCTGATAATCAAACTCAGTCCCAATGTCACCGATATTACCTCCATCGCCAAGGCCGCTGAAGAGGCCGGAGCGGACGCGGTGAGCTGTATTAATACCCTGGTGGGAATGCTCATCGACACCAAGCATAAACGCCCCCTGCTCTCGACTGGAACCGGAGGTCTCTCCGGCCCGGCCATTCTTCCCGTAGGACTGGCGGCGGTGTACCGGGTAAGCCAGGCTGTGTCGATTCCGGTAATCGGTCTGGGGGGCATTATGGAGGCCGACCATGCCATCCAGTACCTCCTGGCCGGGGCATCAGCAATTCAGGTGGGAACCGCAAACTTTGTCGACCCCTCAGCTACTGCCCGGATCCTGGAGGGCATTACCGACTACGCCCGCCGGG encodes the following:
- a CDS encoding dihydroorotate dehydrogenase electron transfer subunit, whose translation is MHHLHATVIHNRPAARGYLSLRFSWPETSPVPKPGQFLTIRVSDSPVPLLRRPFAFSDTGDGWAEILYEKRGTATTLLGGLQQGDSLDLLGPLGNSFSPPREHRRPVLIGGGIGMGPVLYWSRILAAQGYRPLLIIGARDKGLIPDLDLPRGIDFLPATDDGSLGFHGTVVDCLVNYLENHPEAEHGNLELYSCGPNPMMRALHSWSRGQLPPAPLWVSMEQTMGCAVGACMGCVVKVHGEKPFARVCMEGPVFDSSLIDWEGVGHEYL
- a CDS encoding DUF4037 domain-containing protein — encoded protein: MHKVDDAIKRVVQTVSQWEGVDTITVMDYSKDIYDPYFFVSLDVYYQGAVPREEVRRSAFTFAGGFEAGRNSTKDRFFIEELPFRIEYKSLHRFEALVTGGSGGQAGAPVSKISATQMRDTGTYSLYRLAHARILFQRTDWIERMRSQLSQVPDSFWEAVRAAAQVKMEHHLSDLGAAALRGDSLFFTISAAGFLKSLCRTVYAINRCFEPSVRIMSTHILTLQTLPEAFAGTLDNFTRSNETSLNRKYEIAQLLAKRILGL
- a CDS encoding dihydroorotate dehydrogenase; this encodes MSTFDPRVRIGSLTMTNPVGVASGTFGYGSEYEQLIDLSSLGALYTKAVTLEPRPGNNIPRIVETPAGMLNSIGLANVGSRGFTREKYPYLRDLPCSVIVNLAGSYIEDYCQTLEYLEEHAPLAGYEVNLSCPNVKCGGMALGTDPAQVAEVTRELRKRTKKPLIIKLSPNVTDITSIAKAAEEAGADAVSCINTLVGMLIDTKHKRPLLSTGTGGLSGPAILPVGLAAVYRVSQAVSIPVIGLGGIMEADHAIQYLLAGASAIQVGTANFVDPSATARILEGITDYARREGLASIQDFHQFLGRKAQL